In a genomic window of Halalkalicoccus sp. CG83:
- the rocF gene encoding arginase yields MRREVRIIGAPTDYGANRRGVDMGPSAIRYAGLAAELDSLGRTCTDDGDLTVARAEERNPDAASTIGSAKFLREVREVCERLSEEVAATIADGAFPLVLGGDHSIAIGTMNGANRDADAGVVWFDAHADFNTPETSPSGNVHGMPLAAALGYGEFGEGWNPSAGIDPSNVALVGLRDLDEPERVAVRESDVTAFTMSDIDERGVGPVTEEALEVAADGTTGVHVSLDLDWLDPNEAPGVGTPVRGGVTYREAHAAMEIVADQGALRSLELVEVNPVLDERNETASLATELAASAFGKRVI; encoded by the coding sequence ATGAGACGAGAGGTTCGGATCATCGGCGCACCGACCGACTACGGCGCGAACCGTCGCGGCGTCGACATGGGACCCTCCGCGATTCGATACGCCGGCCTCGCCGCCGAACTCGACTCGCTCGGGCGAACCTGTACCGACGACGGCGATCTGACGGTCGCCCGTGCCGAGGAGCGTAATCCGGACGCTGCCTCGACCATCGGCTCCGCGAAGTTCCTCCGAGAGGTGCGCGAGGTCTGTGAGCGGTTGTCCGAGGAGGTCGCGGCCACCATCGCCGACGGCGCGTTTCCCCTGGTGCTCGGCGGGGACCACTCGATCGCCATCGGGACGATGAACGGCGCGAACCGTGACGCCGACGCCGGCGTGGTCTGGTTCGACGCCCACGCCGACTTCAACACGCCAGAGACCTCCCCGAGCGGCAACGTCCACGGGATGCCGCTGGCCGCGGCGCTCGGTTACGGCGAGTTCGGCGAGGGATGGAACCCCTCGGCGGGGATCGATCCGTCGAACGTCGCGCTCGTCGGGCTGCGCGATCTGGACGAACCCGAGAGAGTCGCCGTTCGAGAGAGCGACGTGACGGCGTTCACGATGTCCGACATCGACGAACGCGGCGTCGGTCCGGTGACCGAGGAGGCCCTCGAGGTCGCGGCCGACGGGACGACCGGCGTTCACGTCAGCCTCGATCTCGACTGGCTCGATCCCAACGAGGCTCCCGGCGTCGGGACGCCGGTTCGGGGCGGAGTGACCTACCGTGAGGCCCACGCCGCCATGGAGATCGTCGCCGATCAGGGCGCACTGCGGTCGCTCGAACTCGTCGAGGTCAACCCGGTGCTTGACGAACGAAACGAGACCGCGTCGCTCGCGACGGAGCTGGCTGCAAGCGCGTTTGGAAAGAGAGTGATATAA
- a CDS encoding DNA topoisomerase IV subunit A: protein MSTDTDATDSDAREQLIELAAEFYDQFADGEVPSMSIPTRTKSNIEYDEDSRVWVYGDRHSTRSANSVRGARKLLKAIYTIDFLAEQLGEDRSSTLRELYYLSESWENEEAQFNDQDESNQLIEDLEIVSEVTREDFHMRPEESGATLMGPLELREQTRRGERVIHCQEDVGEGGYQIPNNPDTIEFLDNDAKFILCVETGGMRDRLVENGFDEDYNVIVVHLKGQPARATRRITKRLHDELELPVTVFTDGDPWSYRIFGSVAYGSIKSAHLSEYLATPEAQFVGIQPSDIVEYDLPTDPLSDSDVNALENELEDPRFQTDYWREQIELQLEIGKKAEQQALASRGLDFVTDTYLPERLDEMGVL, encoded by the coding sequence ATGAGCACCGACACAGACGCTACTGACTCCGACGCACGCGAGCAGCTGATCGAGCTCGCCGCCGAGTTCTACGACCAGTTCGCCGACGGCGAGGTCCCCTCGATGAGCATCCCGACGCGGACCAAGAGCAACATCGAGTACGACGAGGACTCGCGGGTGTGGGTCTACGGCGACCGTCACAGCACCCGCAGCGCGAACTCCGTCCGCGGGGCCCGCAAGCTGCTGAAGGCGATCTACACCATCGACTTCCTCGCCGAACAGCTCGGCGAGGACCGCTCCTCGACGCTTCGTGAGCTCTACTACCTCTCGGAGAGCTGGGAGAACGAGGAGGCGCAGTTCAACGACCAGGACGAGTCCAACCAGCTGATCGAGGACCTCGAGATCGTCTCGGAGGTCACCCGCGAGGACTTCCACATGCGCCCCGAGGAGTCGGGCGCGACGCTGATGGGCCCGCTCGAGCTCCGCGAGCAGACCCGCCGCGGAGAACGAGTCATCCACTGTCAGGAGGACGTCGGCGAGGGCGGCTACCAGATCCCGAACAACCCCGACACGATCGAGTTTCTCGACAACGACGCGAAGTTCATCCTCTGCGTCGAGACCGGCGGGATGCGCGATCGGCTCGTCGAGAACGGCTTCGACGAGGACTACAACGTCATCGTCGTCCACCTCAAGGGTCAGCCCGCCCGTGCGACCCGCCGCATCACCAAGCGGCTCCACGACGAGCTCGAGCTTCCCGTCACCGTCTTCACCGACGGCGACCCGTGGTCGTATCGCATCTTCGGCTCCGTGGCGTACGGCTCGATCAAGTCCGCCCACCTCTCGGAGTACCTCGCGACGCCCGAGGCACAGTTCGTCGGGATCCAGCCCTCGGACATCGTCGAGTACGACCTCCCGACGGACCCGCTCTCGGATTCGGACGTCAACGCCCTCGAGAACGAACTCGAGGACCCCCGGTTCCAGACCGACTACTGGCGAGAGCAGATCGAGCTCCAACTCGAGATCGGCAAGAAGGCAGAACAACAGGCGCTTGCCTCCCGCGGGCTTGACTTCGTCACCGACACCTACCTCCCCGAGCGGCTGGACGAGATGGGCGTGCTGTAG
- a CDS encoding DNA topoisomerase VI subunit B: protein MTSFQSTLADEGGVADELAANQREISIAEFFEKNKHMLGFDSGARGLVTAVKEAVDNALDATEEAGILPDIYVEVEEAGGYYRLIVEDNGPGITKEQIPKVFGKLLYGSRFHAREQSRGQQGIGISAAVLYSQLTSGKPAKITSRTQGNDEAQYFELIIDTDTNEPEIRREETTSWDRPHGTRIELEMEANMRARGQLHDYIKHTAVVNPHARVELHEPADSFKAERATDQLPAETEEIRPHPHGVELGTVIKMLGATDSHSLSGFLQEEFTRVGKKTAEKVLDAFRDEHFGREMAWRPPDEDEIEAAVRESTANKGPEATDAFATGIAAAVSARDRLAHHQLEAIGDEVATEIAEEHGTFGTTVRENAVGAAWEAITAEREADCYELVDGATSSRKNEATIEALAQRIAAKFGEDPRDRITRKGLREYVDRAAEMTQERDDVSVGETARENIASELWSVMLTVPDDLPAVREVADDRDAASELVEAMRTTDIIAPPTNCLAPITAELVEAGLRKEFDADFYAAATRDAEVHGGDPFIVEAGIAYGGEIPSEGSIEVMRFANRVPLVYQRGACATTDVVKSIGWRNYGLDQPGDSGLPNGPAVVMIHVASTNVPFTSESKDAIANVPAIEDEIELAIREAARQLKSHLNEQRSIAQRRKKQDVLATILPEMAEKVAEVTGREPPNIDAALARIMNNVQVSRVAENGSVRLSVENHSSRSEELDVTEIVSTEPTDLSEETTVVEMDGEWFVKWSPTIPGGETAILEYAVDEEASFDLDVSGVETAKLTIDQEQ from the coding sequence ATGACGTCGTTCCAGTCGACACTCGCGGATGAAGGGGGTGTCGCCGACGAGCTCGCCGCGAACCAACGGGAGATCTCCATCGCCGAGTTCTTCGAGAAGAACAAGCATATGCTCGGCTTCGACAGCGGAGCCCGGGGGCTCGTGACGGCAGTCAAGGAGGCCGTCGACAACGCCCTCGACGCAACCGAGGAGGCGGGCATCCTCCCGGACATCTACGTCGAGGTCGAGGAGGCCGGCGGCTACTACCGACTGATCGTCGAGGACAACGGGCCCGGCATCACGAAGGAGCAGATCCCGAAGGTGTTCGGGAAGCTGCTCTACGGCTCGCGGTTTCACGCTCGCGAACAGTCCCGGGGCCAGCAGGGGATCGGCATCTCGGCGGCGGTGCTCTACAGCCAGCTCACCTCGGGCAAACCCGCGAAGATCACGTCGCGAACCCAGGGCAACGACGAGGCACAGTACTTCGAGCTGATCATCGACACCGACACGAACGAACCGGAGATCCGCCGCGAGGAGACCACCTCCTGGGACCGCCCCCACGGCACTCGCATCGAGCTGGAGATGGAGGCGAACATGCGTGCACGCGGCCAGCTCCACGACTACATCAAACACACGGCCGTGGTGAACCCTCACGCTCGGGTCGAGCTCCACGAGCCCGCTGACTCGTTCAAGGCCGAACGCGCCACCGACCAGCTCCCAGCCGAGACCGAGGAGATCCGCCCCCATCCACACGGCGTCGAACTGGGGACGGTGATCAAGATGCTCGGCGCGACCGACTCACACTCGCTGTCGGGCTTCCTCCAGGAGGAGTTCACCCGCGTCGGGAAGAAGACCGCGGAGAAGGTGCTCGATGCCTTCCGCGACGAGCACTTCGGCCGCGAGATGGCGTGGCGGCCCCCCGACGAGGACGAGATCGAGGCGGCCGTCCGGGAGTCGACCGCCAACAAGGGACCCGAGGCGACCGACGCCTTCGCGACGGGGATCGCAGCGGCCGTCTCGGCCCGCGACCGGCTCGCCCACCACCAGCTCGAGGCGATCGGCGATGAGGTCGCGACGGAGATCGCGGAGGAGCACGGCACCTTCGGGACGACCGTCCGGGAGAACGCCGTCGGGGCGGCGTGGGAAGCGATCACGGCCGAACGCGAGGCCGACTGCTACGAACTCGTCGACGGCGCGACGAGCAGCCGGAAGAACGAGGCGACGATCGAGGCGCTCGCACAGCGAATCGCCGCGAAGTTCGGCGAGGATCCCCGCGATCGGATCACGCGAAAGGGCCTCCGCGAGTACGTCGACCGCGCGGCGGAGATGACCCAGGAACGCGACGACGTCTCGGTGGGCGAGACCGCCCGCGAGAACATCGCCTCGGAGCTCTGGTCGGTCATGCTGACGGTCCCCGACGACCTTCCGGCGGTACGGGAGGTAGCGGACGACCGCGACGCCGCGAGCGAGCTGGTCGAGGCGATGCGCACGACCGACATCATCGCGCCGCCGACGAACTGTCTCGCACCCATCACCGCCGAACTCGTCGAGGCCGGGCTCCGCAAGGAGTTCGACGCCGACTTCTACGCCGCCGCGACGCGCGATGCCGAGGTACACGGCGGCGACCCGTTCATCGTCGAGGCGGGCATCGCCTACGGCGGGGAGATCCCCTCGGAAGGATCGATCGAGGTGATGCGCTTCGCGAACCGCGTTCCCCTCGTCTACCAGCGCGGAGCGTGTGCGACCACCGACGTCGTGAAGTCGATCGGCTGGCGAAACTACGGGCTGGATCAGCCCGGCGACAGCGGCCTTCCCAACGGTCCCGCCGTCGTCATGATCCACGTCGCCTCGACGAACGTTCCGTTCACCAGCGAGTCGAAAGACGCCATCGCGAACGTCCCCGCGATCGAGGACGAGATCGAGCTCGCGATCCGCGAGGCGGCCCGCCAGCTGAAGTCCCATCTGAACGAACAGCGCTCGATCGCGCAACGTCGGAAGAAACAGGACGTGCTGGCGACGATCCTGCCCGAGATGGCCGAGAAGGTCGCGGAGGTCACGGGTCGAGAGCCGCCGAACATCGACGCGGCGCTCGCTCGCATCATGAACAACGTGCAGGTCTCCCGCGTCGCCGAGAACGGTTCGGTCCGTCTGAGCGTCGAGAACCACTCAAGCCGCTCGGAGGAGCTCGACGTCACCGAGATCGTCTCGACCGAGCCGACCGACCTCTCCGAGGAGACCACCGTCGTCGAGATGGACGGGGAGTGGTTCGTGAAGTGGTCGCCGACGATCCCCGGCGGCGAGACGGCCATCCTCGAGTACGCCGTCGACGAGGAGGCATCGTTCGACCTCGACGTGAGCGGGGTCGAGACCGCGAAACTCACCATCGACCAGGAACAATGA
- the gyrA gene encoding DNA gyrase subunit A, protein MSSDIPDPDIDAARIDTVRIEDEMEQSYIDYAMSVIAGRALPDVRDGLKPVHRRILYAMHAEGVTSRAGHRKSSSVVGDTMGDYHPHGDSAIYDALVRMAQGFSMRYPLVDGQGNFGSVDGDPPAAMRYTEARMSPISEELLSDIGKDTVDFSSNYDDRLEEPDVLPSAIPNLLVNGSSGIAVGMSTNVPPHNLREVIDATIHLIDDPGCSIADLMEHVKGPDFPTGANIVGREAIHSAYTTGRGRIRVRAEFEREEAGRRERIVITELPYQQNKARLVERIADDVNEGKIEGISDLRDESDRDGIRIAIDLKRGANADVVENQLLERHLETTFGVINLALVDGQPEVLDLKETLEHYVAHRKEVVRRRSEYDLAEAEDRAHILEGRLRALENAESVVELIRNAENRDAAKEALGAEFEFSEAQAEHIVRMQLGSLTSLEREEIEEEYDGLLEEIDRLETILAEESELLGVIKEELREMREEYGDERRTRIIEGTSTVAHEDLIPEEDVLVVITEDDYVKRMPVSTFDPQGRGGKGIIGANLKEGDRVSKVFRANTHDYLLCFTNHGKAYQLRGFEIPEMGRTARGKSAVNVLDLDEGEELTAVVGTDEFEDDEYLTMVTERGYVKRTAASAFERVRSSGLIAASLEEGDRLVDVTVTDGSADLLLATRNGMAIRFPESEARAMGRTARGVNGIRLQGDDRVVGLVVAQEGRDLLTITENGYGKRTPFSEYRVQSRYGKGLIDIKTGERNGPVAAVESVAESDDLALMSDDAQIMRIHAADISRVGRNTMGVIVMRLAADDTVASVDVVPDVT, encoded by the coding sequence ATGAGCTCGGACATTCCCGACCCCGACATCGACGCCGCACGAATCGACACCGTCCGCATCGAGGACGAGATGGAGCAGTCCTACATCGACTACGCGATGAGCGTCATCGCGGGTCGTGCACTTCCCGACGTCCGGGACGGGCTGAAACCCGTCCACCGGCGCATCCTCTACGCGATGCACGCCGAGGGCGTCACCTCCCGGGCGGGCCACCGCAAGTCCTCCTCGGTCGTCGGGGACACGATGGGAGACTACCACCCACACGGCGACAGTGCGATCTACGACGCGCTCGTTCGCATGGCCCAGGGCTTCTCGATGCGTTACCCGCTCGTCGACGGCCAGGGCAACTTCGGGAGCGTCGACGGCGACCCGCCGGCGGCGATGCGCTACACCGAGGCACGCATGAGCCCGATCTCCGAGGAGCTGCTCTCGGACATCGGGAAGGACACCGTCGACTTCAGCTCGAACTACGACGACCGCCTCGAGGAGCCCGACGTGCTGCCGTCAGCGATCCCCAATCTCCTCGTGAACGGCTCGTCGGGAATCGCCGTCGGGATGAGCACGAACGTCCCGCCGCATAATTTGAGAGAGGTGATCGACGCGACGATCCACCTGATCGACGATCCCGGCTGCTCGATCGCCGACCTGATGGAGCACGTAAAGGGACCGGACTTCCCGACGGGTGCGAACATCGTCGGCCGAGAGGCGATCCACTCCGCGTACACGACGGGCCGCGGCCGGATCCGCGTGCGCGCGGAGTTCGAACGCGAGGAGGCCGGCCGACGCGAGCGCATCGTCATCACCGAACTGCCCTACCAGCAGAACAAGGCCCGCCTGGTCGAGCGCATCGCCGACGACGTCAACGAGGGGAAGATCGAGGGGATCAGCGACCTCCGCGACGAGTCCGACCGTGACGGCATCCGAATCGCGATCGATCTCAAACGCGGAGCGAACGCCGACGTCGTCGAGAACCAGCTGCTCGAGCGCCACCTCGAGACCACCTTCGGCGTGATCAACCTCGCGCTGGTCGACGGCCAGCCCGAGGTGCTCGACCTGAAGGAGACGCTCGAACACTACGTCGCGCATCGAAAGGAGGTCGTCCGCCGGCGCAGCGAGTACGACCTCGCGGAGGCCGAGGACCGCGCCCACATCCTCGAGGGACGGCTTCGGGCGCTCGAGAACGCCGAGAGCGTGGTCGAACTGATCCGCAACGCGGAGAACCGCGATGCGGCCAAGGAGGCCCTCGGGGCGGAGTTCGAGTTCTCCGAGGCGCAGGCCGAACACATCGTTCGGATGCAGCTGGGCAGCCTCACCTCGCTCGAGCGCGAGGAGATTGAGGAGGAGTACGACGGACTCCTCGAGGAGATCGATCGACTGGAGACGATCCTCGCCGAGGAGTCCGAACTGTTGGGCGTCATCAAGGAGGAGCTCCGCGAGATGCGCGAGGAGTACGGCGACGAGCGACGAACCCGAATCATCGAGGGGACGAGCACCGTCGCCCACGAGGACCTCATTCCCGAGGAGGACGTGCTCGTGGTGATCACCGAGGACGACTACGTGAAGCGAATGCCGGTCTCGACGTTCGACCCCCAGGGTCGCGGCGGCAAGGGGATCATCGGCGCGAACCTGAAGGAGGGCGATCGCGTCTCGAAGGTGTTCCGCGCGAACACCCACGACTACCTGCTCTGCTTTACGAATCACGGGAAGGCCTACCAACTTCGGGGTTTCGAGATCCCCGAGATGGGCCGAACCGCCAGGGGGAAGTCCGCGGTGAACGTCCTCGACCTCGACGAGGGCGAGGAGCTCACCGCGGTCGTCGGTACCGACGAGTTCGAGGACGACGAGTACCTCACGATGGTGACCGAACGGGGCTACGTCAAGCGAACGGCGGCGAGCGCGTTCGAGCGGGTCCGCTCGTCGGGGCTGATCGCCGCCTCGCTCGAGGAGGGCGATCGGCTCGTCGACGTCACGGTGACGGACGGCTCGGCGGACCTCCTGCTCGCCACCCGAAACGGAATGGCGATCCGGTTTCCCGAGAGCGAGGCCCGCGCGATGGGCCGAACCGCCCGTGGAGTCAACGGAATCAGGCTCCAGGGTGACGACCGCGTGGTCGGACTCGTCGTCGCACAGGAGGGCCGCGACCTCCTGACGATAACGGAGAACGGCTACGGCAAACGGACGCCGTTCTCGGAGTACCGGGTCCAGTCGCGCTACGGTAAGGGACTGATCGACATCAAGACCGGCGAGCGAAACGGCCCCGTCGCCGCGGTCGAGTCCGTCGCCGAGAGCGACGACCTCGCGCTGATGAGCGACGACGCCCAGATCATGCGCATCCACGCCGCCGACATCTCCAGAGTCGGGCGCAACACGATGGGCGTCATCGTGATGCGTCTCGCGGCGGACGACACCGTCGCCAGCGTCGACGTCGTTCCGGACGTCACGTAG
- a CDS encoding DUF7344 domain-containing protein has translation MDRSAVLNVNEVENRSPTERPPASLTTDRLLDTLANAHRRRVVRRLFERDAPVPFERLVDDLATTQAAETGEADREAVRIALHHTHLPKLVDDGVVTFDREESIVEPGPQLRVVAACLDALERTRERVR, from the coding sequence ATGGACCGCAGTGCCGTGTTGAACGTGAACGAGGTCGAGAACCGATCACCGACCGAACGCCCTCCCGCGTCGCTGACGACGGATCGGCTGCTCGATACGCTCGCGAACGCCCACCGCCGCCGTGTCGTTCGGCGGTTGTTCGAACGTGACGCCCCCGTCCCGTTCGAACGGCTCGTCGACGACCTGGCGACCACGCAGGCTGCCGAAACCGGCGAGGCCGACCGTGAGGCCGTACGGATCGCCCTCCATCACACCCACCTCCCGAAGCTGGTCGACGACGGCGTCGTCACCTTCGACCGCGAGGAGAGCATCGTCGAGCCCGGACCGCAGCTCCGCGTGGTCGCGGCCTGTCTCGACGCGCTCGAACGTACCCGCGAGCGGGTTCGCTGA
- a CDS encoding AI-2E family transporter, producing the protein MEYDRELGRRLGLGLVLLVLFAVTAYVIEAFLAVVVFAVFLYYSVRPIHRFLRRFGLPRRLRALLSIVLFGVPFLILLVYTIAIIVIEAQSFIATYDIQDQVLSQTLEQVDIATLDLETLQQTITTAGAQGSILTALFSLSGALSIVSSALIQLLILVVITYYMLVDGPRLREWVVANFDDTGIVREYFDEIDPELSMTLFGNIVNVFITAIVAVIVFFTYNFFAPGAAQIPFPGLLGALAGIGSLIPVIGIKLVYVPVGIGLAAAVFAAGQTALLFYVGVFLVVSGIFVDFIPDFFIRALISGDNTHTGMLILSYIVGPTVFGFYGIFLLPILLILLINATQILLPYVLWGENTPAHQTRLGEFGGPEQESPVTVDHEEEPTPVVDD; encoded by the coding sequence GGTGCTGTTCGCCGTCACCGCCTACGTCATCGAGGCGTTCCTCGCCGTGGTCGTGTTCGCGGTCTTCCTCTACTACTCGGTCCGCCCGATCCACCGGTTCCTCCGTCGGTTCGGCCTCCCGCGGCGGTTGCGGGCGCTGCTCTCGATCGTTCTCTTCGGCGTCCCCTTCCTGATCCTGCTCGTCTACACGATCGCGATCATCGTCATCGAGGCCCAGTCGTTCATCGCGACCTACGACATCCAGGACCAGGTTCTCAGTCAAACCCTAGAGCAGGTCGACATCGCCACGTTGGATCTCGAGACCCTGCAGCAGACGATCACTACCGCGGGTGCTCAGGGGTCGATCCTCACGGCGCTGTTCAGCCTCTCTGGCGCGCTGAGCATCGTCAGCAGCGCGCTCATCCAGCTCCTGATCCTCGTCGTCATCACCTACTACATGCTCGTCGACGGACCGCGACTACGCGAGTGGGTCGTCGCGAACTTCGACGACACCGGGATCGTCCGCGAGTACTTCGACGAGATCGATCCCGAGCTCTCGATGACGCTCTTCGGCAACATCGTTAACGTGTTCATCACTGCGATCGTCGCCGTCATCGTCTTCTTCACCTACAACTTCTTCGCGCCCGGCGCCGCCCAGATACCGTTTCCCGGCCTGCTCGGTGCGCTGGCCGGGATCGGGAGTCTGATCCCCGTCATCGGGATCAAACTCGTCTACGTCCCCGTCGGAATCGGGCTCGCGGCCGCCGTCTTCGCGGCCGGCCAGACCGCACTCCTGTTCTACGTCGGGGTCTTCCTCGTCGTCTCGGGGATCTTCGTCGACTTCATCCCCGACTTCTTCATCCGCGCGCTCATCAGCGGCGACAACACCCACACCGGGATGCTAATCCTCAGCTACATCGTCGGCCCGACCGTCTTCGGCTTCTACGGGATCTTCCTGCTCCCGATCCTGCTGATCCTCCTCATCAACGCCACCCAGATCCTCCTGCCGTACGTCCTCTGGGGCGAGAACACGCCCGCACACCAGACGCGGCTCGGTGAGTTCGGCGGGCCGGAGCAGGAGTCGCCGGTGACCGTGGACCACGAGGAGGAACCGACGCCGGTCGTCGACGACTGA
- the gyrB gene encoding DNA topoisomerase (ATP-hydrolyzing) subunit B — MSEESEYGAGQIQVLEGLEAVRTRPAMYIGSTESRGLHHLVYEVVDNAIDEALAGYCDTISATIHEDGSVSVTDDGRGIPVDTHAEYDRPAVEVIMTVLHAGGKFDSKSYQVSGGLHGVGVSVVNALSKRLEVEVWRDDAVWHHRFEHGKPVGDIERVRDLEPGEGTGTAVRFWPDDAIFETVEFDASTLENRLRELAFLNPGVEITLTDERDGTEAEFYYEGGIREFVEYLNETRTPLHDDVIYMSEEERGIQIEVAMQATDELQGSVHAFANNINTREGGTHLTGFKTALTRVVNDYANEQGLLDEIDENLRGEDVREGMTAVISVKHPDPQFEGQTKTKLGNSDVRGIVESAMHRGLGTYFEEHPDTARAIIRKAVEAAKARKAAKQAEELTRRKSALESTALPGKLADCQTRDPTEAELFVVEGDSAGGSAKQGRNREFQAILPLSGKILNVEKHRLDRVLENDEIRDLITAVGAGVGEEFDVEDARYEKIIIMTDADVDGAHIRTLLLTLFYRHMRPLLEAGYVYAAQPPLYRLRYGGETYEAMTDAERDEIVAEKGKPTQIQRFKGLGEMNPDQLWGTTMDPDNRVLKRIAVEDAAAADRMFSVLMGDAVGPRKQFIQEHAGEAEWVDI; from the coding sequence ATGTCCGAGGAGAGTGAATACGGAGCCGGGCAGATCCAGGTGCTCGAGGGGCTCGAGGCCGTTCGCACCCGCCCGGCGATGTACATCGGTTCTACGGAGTCCCGCGGGTTACACCACCTCGTCTACGAGGTGGTCGACAACGCGATCGACGAGGCACTGGCCGGCTATTGTGACACCATCTCGGCCACGATCCACGAGGACGGATCGGTGAGCGTCACCGACGACGGGCGGGGGATCCCGGTCGACACCCACGCGGAGTACGACCGCCCCGCCGTCGAGGTGATCATGACCGTACTCCACGCCGGCGGGAAGTTCGACTCGAAGTCTTACCAGGTCTCCGGCGGGCTCCACGGCGTTGGGGTTTCGGTAGTGAACGCCCTCTCGAAGCGCCTCGAGGTCGAGGTCTGGCGCGACGACGCGGTCTGGCACCACCGGTTCGAGCACGGGAAACCGGTCGGCGACATCGAACGGGTTCGCGACCTCGAACCGGGCGAGGGGACCGGAACCGCGGTGCGGTTCTGGCCCGACGACGCGATCTTCGAGACCGTCGAGTTCGACGCCTCGACGCTCGAGAACCGCCTTCGAGAACTCGCCTTCCTCAACCCGGGAGTCGAGATCACCCTCACCGACGAGCGCGACGGCACCGAAGCGGAGTTCTACTACGAGGGCGGCATCCGCGAGTTCGTCGAGTACCTCAACGAGACGCGTACGCCGCTCCACGACGACGTGATCTACATGTCGGAGGAGGAGCGCGGCATCCAGATCGAGGTGGCGATGCAGGCCACCGACGAGCTCCAGGGGTCGGTCCACGCGTTCGCGAACAACATCAACACCCGCGAGGGCGGCACGCACCTGACGGGGTTCAAGACCGCGCTCACCCGTGTCGTGAACGACTACGCCAACGAGCAGGGGCTGCTCGACGAAATCGACGAGAACCTCCGCGGCGAGGACGTCCGCGAGGGGATGACGGCGGTGATCTCGGTCAAACACCCCGACCCGCAGTTCGAGGGCCAGACCAAGACCAAGCTCGGAAACAGCGACGTCCGCGGGATCGTCGAGAGCGCGATGCACCGCGGGCTCGGGACGTACTTCGAGGAACACCCCGACACCGCGCGGGCGATCATCCGGAAGGCCGTCGAGGCCGCGAAGGCCCGCAAGGCAGCCAAACAGGCCGAGGAGCTCACCCGCCGAAAGAGCGCGCTCGAGTCGACCGCGCTGCCGGGCAAGCTCGCGGACTGTCAGACCCGCGATCCGACCGAGGCTGAGCTGTTCGTCGTCGAGGGAGACTCCGCCGGCGGAAGCGCGAAACAGGGTCGCAACCGCGAGTTCCAGGCGATCCTTCCCCTCTCCGGAAAGATCCTCAACGTCGAGAAACACCGTCTCGATCGAGTGCTCGAGAACGACGAGATCCGCGACCTGATCACGGCGGTGGGCGCGGGCGTCGGCGAGGAGTTCGACGTCGAGGACGCGCGCTACGAGAAGATCATCATCATGACCGACGCCGACGTCGACGGCGCGCACATCCGGACGCTCCTACTTACGCTGTTCTACCGGCACATGCGCCCGCTGCTCGAGGCTGGCTACGTCTACGCGGCCCAGCCGCCGCTGTATCGGCTTCGCTACGGCGGCGAGACCTACGAGGCGATGACCGACGCCGAACGAGACGAGATCGTCGCCGAGAAGGGCAAGCCCACCCAGATCCAGCGTTTCAAGGGACTCGGCGAGATGAACCCCGACCAGCTCTGGGGAACGACGATGGACCCCGACAACCGGGTGCTCAAGCGCATCGCCGTCGAGGACGCCGCCGCCGCGGACCGGATGTTCTCGGTGCTGATGGGCGACGCCGTCGGGCCGCGAAAGCAGTTCATCCAGGAACACGCCGGGGAGGCCGAATGGGTCGACATCTAG